One window of the Fusobacterium animalis 7_1 genome contains the following:
- a CDS encoding proline--tRNA ligase — protein sequence MRFSKAYIKTLKETPKEAEIASHKLMLRAGMIKKLASGIYAYLPLGYRTIRKIENIVREEMDRAGALELLMPVVQPAELWQESGRWDVMGPEMLRLKDRHERDFVLSPTQEEMITAIVRSDISSYKSLPINLYHIQTKFRDERRPRFGLMRGREFTMKDAYSFHTSQESLDEEFLNMRDAYTRIFTRCGLKFRPVDADSGNIGGSGSQEFQVLAESGEDEIIYSDGSEYAANIETAVSELINPPKEELKEVELIHTPDCPTIESLAKYLDVPLEKTVKALTYKDIGTDEIYMVLIRGDFEVNEVKLKNILNAVEVEMVTDEEIEKLGLKKGYIGPYKLPNKIKIVADLSVPEISNHIVGSHQKDYHYKNINYGRDYTADIVADIRKVKVGENCITGGKLHSARGIECGQIFKLGDKYSKAMNATYLDEKGQSHYMLMGCYGIGVTRTMAAAIEQYNDENGIIWPVSIAPYIVDVIPVNIKNEAQVNLAEKIYNNLQEEKIDVMLDDRDEKPGFKFKDADLIGFPFKVVVGKKAEEGIVELKIRKTGETFEISQNEIINKIKELMKIY from the coding sequence ATGAGGTTTAGTAAAGCATATATAAAAACTTTAAAAGAAACACCTAAGGAAGCAGAAATTGCCAGTCATAAACTTATGTTAAGAGCAGGAATGATAAAAAAATTAGCAAGTGGTATCTATGCTTATTTACCATTAGGATACAGAACTATTAGAAAGATTGAAAATATAGTTCGTGAAGAAATGGATAGAGCAGGAGCATTGGAACTTTTAATGCCAGTAGTTCAACCAGCTGAACTTTGGCAAGAAAGTGGAAGATGGGATGTTATGGGACCTGAAATGTTAAGATTAAAAGACAGACATGAAAGAGATTTTGTTCTATCTCCTACACAAGAAGAAATGATAACAGCGATAGTTAGAAGTGATATTTCTTCATATAAATCACTTCCTATAAATCTATATCATATTCAAACAAAATTTAGAGATGAAAGAAGACCAAGATTTGGACTTATGAGAGGTAGAGAATTTACTATGAAAGATGCTTATTCTTTCCATACTTCTCAAGAATCATTAGATGAAGAATTTTTAAATATGAGAGATGCTTATACAAGAATATTTACAAGATGTGGTTTAAAGTTTAGACCAGTTGATGCAGACTCAGGAAATATTGGTGGAAGTGGTTCACAAGAATTTCAAGTGTTAGCAGAATCAGGAGAAGATGAAATTATTTATTCTGATGGTTCAGAATATGCAGCAAACATTGAAACAGCTGTGAGTGAACTTATTAATCCTCCAAAAGAAGAATTAAAAGAAGTTGAGCTTATTCATACTCCAGATTGCCCAACAATAGAAAGTCTAGCTAAATATTTAGATGTTCCATTGGAAAAGACTGTAAAAGCACTGACTTATAAGGATATAGGAACAGATGAAATCTATATGGTTCTAATAAGAGGAGATTTTGAAGTTAATGAAGTTAAGTTAAAAAATATTTTAAATGCAGTGGAAGTTGAAATGGTTACTGATGAAGAAATAGAAAAGTTAGGTTTGAAAAAAGGGTATATTGGACCATACAAGCTACCTAATAAAATTAAAATTGTAGCAGATTTATCTGTACCAGAAATTTCAAACCATATTGTTGGTTCTCATCAAAAAGATTACCACTATAAAAATATAAACTATGGTAGAGATTATACAGCTGATATAGTGGCTGATATAAGAAAAGTTAAAGTTGGGGAAAATTGTATAACTGGTGGTAAATTACATTCAGCAAGAGGTATTGAATGTGGACAAATATTTAAGTTAGGAGACAAATATTCTAAGGCTATGAATGCCACTTATCTTGATGAAAAAGGACAAAGCCACTATATGTTAATGGGTTGCTATGGTATAGGAGTTACAAGAACTATGGCAGCTGCAATAGAACAATATAATGATGAAAATGGAATTATCTGGCCAGTATCAATAGCCCCTTATATTGTTGATGTGATTCCTGTAAATATAAAAAATGAAGCACAAGTAAATTTGGCTGAAAAAATTTATAACAATTTACAAGAAGAAAAAATTGATGTAATGTTAGATGATAGAGATGAAAAACCTGGTTTTAAATTTAAAGATGCTGACTTAATTGGATTCCCATTTAAAGTTGTTGTTGGAAAAAAAGCTGAAGAAGGTATAGTTGAATTAAAAATCAGAAAAACAGGTGAAACTTTTGAAATTTCTCAAAATGAAATAATAAATAAAATTAAAGAATTAATGAAAATATATTAA
- the recG gene encoding ATP-dependent DNA helicase RecG, whose amino-acid sequence MIESYRNIYSKLENIPTKYITAKQLSNLKSLGINTIYDLIYYFPRAYDDRTNIKKIGELKFNEYVVLKATVMSAVNLTVRSGKKIVKAMVTDGTGIMEILWFGMPYIKKSLKIGEEYLFIGQTKKSAVFQLINPEYKLFSVQQKVSKNEILPIYSSNKNITQNSLRKLVEKFLVNFLNYFKENIPDELIKEYKIMERKSAIKNIHYPVSMKEIEEAKRRFAIEELLILELGILKNRFIIENSNSKNYEVEGKKEKVKNFLSQLTFNLTNAQKKVIKEIYDEISNGKIVNRLIQGDVGSGKTVVAMVMLIYMAENGYQGALMAPTEILANQHYLGIKERLEKIGLRVELLTSSIKGKKKNEILEGMANGDIDIVIGTHSLIEDDVIFKKLGLIVIDEQHRFGVNQRNKLREKGFLGNLLVMSATPIPRSLALSIYGDLDLSIIDELPPGRTPIKTKWIANDEDLEKMYDFIYKKVNAGNQAYFVAPLIETSDKMALKSVDKVSEEIERKFSNKKIGIIHGKMKAKEKDEVMLKFKNKEYDILIATTVIEVGIDVPASTIMTIYNAERFGLSALHQLRGRVGRGSKQSYCFLISNSITENSKQRLSIMEETEDGFRIAEEDLKLRNSGEIFGLRQSGFSDLKFIDIIYDVKTIKLVRDECIKYLKEHKGEIENTYLKYDIEQKFSDIQVGN is encoded by the coding sequence ATGATAGAAAGTTATAGAAATATATATTCTAAATTAGAAAATATTCCAACTAAATATATAACAGCCAAACAACTATCAAATCTTAAATCCTTAGGCATTAATACAATATATGATTTAATCTATTATTTTCCAAGAGCTTATGATGATAGGACAAATATTAAAAAAATTGGAGAATTAAAATTCAATGAATATGTTGTTTTAAAGGCAACTGTGATGTCAGCTGTAAATTTAACAGTTAGAAGTGGTAAAAAGATTGTTAAAGCTATGGTAACTGATGGAACAGGGATAATGGAAATACTATGGTTTGGTATGCCTTATATTAAGAAATCTTTAAAAATAGGAGAGGAATATTTATTTATAGGGCAGACTAAAAAGTCTGCTGTTTTTCAGCTTATCAATCCAGAATATAAATTGTTTTCTGTGCAACAAAAAGTATCTAAAAATGAAATTTTACCAATATATAGTTCCAATAAAAATATCACACAGAATAGTTTAAGAAAATTAGTAGAAAAGTTTTTAGTGAATTTCTTAAATTATTTTAAAGAAAATATTCCTGATGAATTAATAAAAGAATATAAGATAATGGAAAGAAAAAGTGCAATTAAAAATATACATTATCCTGTATCTATGAAAGAGATAGAAGAAGCAAAAAGAAGATTTGCAATAGAAGAATTATTAATTTTAGAATTAGGAATACTTAAAAATAGATTTATCATTGAAAATTCAAATAGCAAAAATTATGAAGTTGAAGGAAAAAAAGAAAAAGTAAAGAACTTTTTATCACAATTAACTTTTAACTTAACTAATGCACAAAAAAAAGTTATAAAAGAAATCTATGATGAAATTTCAAATGGAAAAATTGTAAATAGACTAATTCAGGGTGATGTTGGAAGTGGGAAAACAGTTGTTGCTATGGTTATGCTTATATATATGGCAGAGAATGGCTATCAAGGAGCATTGATGGCACCAACTGAAATTTTGGCTAATCAACATTATCTTGGAATAAAAGAAAGATTAGAAAAAATTGGATTAAGAGTAGAGTTATTGACTTCTAGTATTAAAGGAAAGAAAAAAAATGAAATATTAGAAGGAATGGCAAATGGAGATATAGATATAGTTATAGGAACTCACTCTTTGATAGAAGATGATGTAATTTTCAAAAAGTTAGGACTTATAGTGATAGATGAGCAACATAGATTTGGAGTTAATCAAAGAAATAAGTTAAGAGAAAAAGGATTTTTAGGAAATCTTTTAGTTATGAGTGCCACTCCTATTCCTCGTTCGTTGGCTTTAAGTATCTATGGAGATTTAGATTTATCAATAATAGATGAATTACCACCTGGAAGAACTCCTATTAAAACTAAATGGATAGCAAATGATGAAGATTTAGAAAAGATGTATGATTTTATCTATAAAAAAGTGAATGCTGGAAATCAAGCATATTTTGTAGCACCTTTAATTGAAACAAGTGATAAGATGGCATTAAAATCTGTGGATAAGGTTTCAGAGGAGATAGAAAGAAAATTTTCTAATAAGAAAATTGGAATAATTCATGGTAAGATGAAAGCCAAAGAAAAAGATGAGGTTATGCTTAAATTTAAAAACAAGGAATATGATATTTTGATAGCAACCACAGTTATAGAAGTTGGTATAGATGTTCCTGCTTCAACAATAATGACTATTTATAATGCTGAAAGATTTGGACTGTCAGCCTTACATCAATTAAGAGGTAGAGTTGGTAGAGGTTCAAAACAATCATATTGCTTTTTAATCTCTAATTCCATAACAGAAAATTCAAAACAAAGGCTATCCATTATGGAAGAAACAGAAGATGGTTTTAGAATAGCAGAGGAAGATTTAAAACTTAGAAATTCAGGAGAAATTTTTGGTTTAAGACAGAGTGGTTTTAGTGATTTAAAATTTATAGATATTATCTATGATGTTAAAACTATAAAACTTGTTAGAGATGAATGCATAAAATATTTAAAAGAACATAAGGGAGAAATAGAAAATACCTATTTGAAATACGATATAGAACAAAAATTCTCTGATATACAAGTAGGAAATTAA
- a CDS encoding YebC/PmpR family DNA-binding transcriptional regulator, with the protein MSGHSKWNNIQHRKGAQDKKRAKLFTKFGRELTIAAKEGGGDPNFNPRLRLAIEKAKAGNMPKDILERAIKKGSGELEGVDFTEMRYEGYGPAGTAFIVEAVTDNKNRTASEIRMTFTRKDGNLGADGAVSWMFKKKGIITVKAEGIDADEFMMAALEAGAEDVEEDDGYFEVTTEYTEFQTVLENLKNAGYQYEEAEISMIPENTVEITDLETAKKVMALYDALEDLDDSQNVYSNFDIPDEILEQLD; encoded by the coding sequence GTGTCTGGACATAGTAAATGGAATAATATACAACATAGAAAGGGAGCTCAAGACAAAAAAAGAGCTAAATTATTTACAAAATTTGGAAGAGAATTAACAATAGCAGCTAAGGAAGGTGGTGGAGATCCAAACTTTAATCCAAGACTTAGACTTGCAATAGAAAAAGCTAAGGCTGGAAATATGCCAAAGGATATTTTAGAAAGAGCAATTAAAAAAGGTTCAGGGGAATTAGAAGGTGTAGATTTTACAGAAATGAGATATGAAGGTTATGGACCAGCTGGAACAGCCTTTATAGTTGAAGCTGTAACTGATAATAAAAATAGAACAGCTTCTGAAATAAGAATGACTTTCACTCGTAAAGATGGAAATCTTGGAGCAGATGGAGCAGTATCTTGGATGTTCAAGAAGAAAGGAATAATAACAGTAAAAGCAGAAGGTATAGATGCTGACGAATTTATGATGGCAGCATTGGAGGCAGGAGCAGAAGATGTTGAAGAAGACGATGGATATTTTGAAGTAACTACTGAATATACAGAATTTCAGACTGTGCTTGAAAATTTAAAAAATGCAGGTTATCAATATGAAGAAGCAGAAATTAGTATGATACCTGAAAATACAGTTGAAATAACAGATTTAGAAACTGCTAAAAAAGTTATGGCACTTTATGATGCCTTGGAAGATTTAGATGACTCACAAAATGTTTACTCTAATTTTGATATCCCAGATGAAATATTAGAACAATTAGACTAA
- a CDS encoding helix-turn-helix transcriptional regulator: MNKLVFRSKDNEMIFHPGYLIKNIMDEEGKDTKGMVQLLGLTEKEIIALINAEISITDDMIDRIVKNYGTSKELWKNFQNKYDLKMKELKENPMIFNFERENEISSDIANNILNNVSERLVIA, from the coding sequence ATGAATAAATTAGTTTTCAGATCAAAAGATAACGAGATGATTTTTCACCCAGGATATTTAATCAAAAATATAATGGATGAAGAAGGAAAAGATACAAAAGGAATGGTACAGCTATTAGGTTTAACAGAGAAAGAAATCATAGCTCTCATAAATGCTGAAATAAGTATAACAGATGATATGATAGATAGAATTGTTAAAAACTATGGAACATCAAAAGAATTATGGAAAAATTTTCAAAATAAATATGATTTAAAAATGAAAGAACTTAAGGAAAATCCTATGATTTTTAATTTTGAAAGAGAAAATGAAATTAGTTCAGACATAGCAAATAATATATTAAATAATGTTTCTGAAAGGCTAGTTATAGCATAA
- a CDS encoding dTDP-glucose 4,6-dehydratase, which yields MKTYLITGAAGFIGANFLKYILKKYEDIKVIIVDSLTYAGNLGTIKEELKDSRVKFEKVDIRDRKEIERIFSENKIDCVVNFAAESHVDRSIENPQIFLETNILGTQNLLDNAKKSWTVSKDENGYPVYREGVKYLQVSTDEVYGSLSKDYNEPIELVIDDEAVKKVVKNRKNLKTYGDKFFTEESPVDPRSPYSASKTGADHIVIAYGETYKLPINITRCSNNYGPYHFPEKLIPLMIKNILEGKKLPVYGKGDNVRDWLYVEDHCKGIDLVLREAKQREIYNIGGFNEEKNINIVKLVIDILKEEITNNDEYKKVLKTDISNINYDLITYVQDRLGHDMRYAINPSKIAKDLGWYPETDFETGIRKTIKWYLENQDWVNEVVSGDYQKYYERMYGNR from the coding sequence ATGAAAACATATCTAATAACAGGAGCAGCAGGCTTTATAGGAGCAAATTTTTTAAAATATATCTTAAAGAAATATGAAGATATAAAAGTAATTATTGTAGATTCTTTGACTTATGCAGGGAATTTAGGGACAATAAAAGAAGAATTAAAAGATAGCAGAGTTAAATTTGAAAAAGTAGACATTAGGGATAGAAAAGAAATAGAAAGAATATTTTCTGAAAATAAAATAGATTGTGTTGTTAATTTTGCAGCAGAATCACATGTGGACAGATCTATTGAAAATCCACAAATATTTTTAGAAACAAATATATTAGGAACTCAAAATCTATTAGATAATGCTAAAAAATCTTGGACAGTATCAAAAGATGAAAATGGTTATCCAGTATATAGAGAAGGAGTAAAGTATCTTCAAGTGTCAACTGATGAAGTTTATGGAAGTTTATCAAAAGATTATAATGAGCCAATAGAACTTGTGATTGATGATGAGGCTGTAAAAAAAGTTGTTAAAAATAGAAAAAATTTAAAAACTTATGGAGATAAATTCTTTACAGAAGAAAGTCCAGTTGACCCAAGAAGTCCTTATTCAGCATCCAAAACAGGGGCAGACCATATAGTTATAGCTTATGGAGAAACATATAAATTACCAATTAATATAACAAGATGTTCAAATAATTATGGACCATATCATTTTCCAGAAAAATTAATACCTCTAATGATAAAAAATATCTTAGAAGGGAAAAAACTTCCAGTATATGGAAAGGGAGATAATGTAAGAGATTGGCTATATGTTGAAGATCATTGTAAAGGGATAGACTTAGTTTTAAGAGAAGCAAAACAAAGAGAAATATATAATATTGGTGGCTTTAATGAAGAAAAAAATATAAACATAGTAAAATTGGTAATAGATATATTAAAAGAAGAAATAACAAATAACGATGAATATAAGAAAGTTTTAAAAACAGATATATCAAATATTAACTATGACTTAATAACTTATGTTCAAGATAGATTAGGACATGATATGAGATATGCAATAAATCCAAGTAAGATAGCCAAAGATTTAGGATGGTATCCAGAAACAGATTTTGAAACAGGAATAAGAAAGACTATTAAATGGTATTTAGAAAATCAAGACTGGGTTAATGAAGTTGTATCAGGTGATTATCAAAAGTACTATGAAAGAATGTATGGGAATAGATAA
- a CDS encoding type III toxin-antitoxin system ToxN/AbiQ family toxin, translated as MRKELEFIYINKELILKNAKKLYQQKIKNMSMGYIKNTVDFLLLEEKGKRIF; from the coding sequence ATAAGAAAAGAATTAGAATTTATATATATAAATAAAGAGTTAATATTAAAGAATGCTAAAAAACTATATCAACAAAAAATTAAAAATATGTCAATGGGATATATAAAAAATACAGTAGATTTTTTACTACTTGAAGAGAAGGGAAAAAGAATATTCTAA
- a CDS encoding UvrD-helicase domain-containing protein, whose protein sequence is MDTRILEDEVNTALQCIEKGENFILEGGAGSGKTYSLISLIETLIIKLPEIKIVCITYTNNAVAEIKSRIDNENLWVSTIHEFIWYIIKKYQKEIKNELVLLINDETIKNFKKPKDLENTLITIDYFNNIDVEYDEYYSMNPNENKVKISHDHILILAEKMFDRYKKLSDILKDVANCIFVDEYQDTSPYIVKILLEHLKKSKKKNVIGFFGDSMQSIYDEGVGDLNKYGLKKIVKKQNRRNPRIVIEIANKFRDDKITQVPSKDKNAPNMDENGVIIEGNIKFIYGKEQEDINFLKNKALFKSWNFLNGEQTRELRLTHKYNAEMAGFKKLYDLYNDDLIIKLIDNIQKNIDNNENKESILDELVLKLRPTYNRKDLFEEIIGNEIYKSIYQNIKNLLWKDALEKCKISKESLMSYKFNGINGRYETNSHRDKILKKLDVLNELIELYESKKFNEFLKKTNFSIQNKNDKSKLKELMNFLIFEDEKTIEEVLDFSKKQGLIKEDMDFDNYISVKGFYLWERIKKISFKEYRNSILYLKEFSPISTQHSIKGSEFDNVLVILESNWNKYDFKTLFGKGSENENVIKRTKKLFYVCMTRTKKNIVIYMPTEDLEIINSAKEYFGEENVLSIDSI, encoded by the coding sequence ATGGATACAAGAATTTTAGAGGATGAGGTAAACACTGCTTTACAATGTATAGAAAAAGGAGAAAATTTTATATTAGAGGGTGGAGCAGGAAGTGGGAAAACATATTCTCTGATTTCATTAATAGAAACTTTAATTATAAAATTACCTGAAATTAAGATTGTATGTATCACATATACAAATAATGCAGTTGCAGAAATTAAATCAAGAATTGATAATGAAAATCTTTGGGTTTCAACAATTCATGAGTTCATTTGGTATATAATTAAAAAATATCAAAAAGAGATAAAAAATGAGTTAGTACTTCTTATTAATGATGAAACAATTAAAAATTTTAAAAAGCCAAAAGATTTAGAAAATACTTTAATTACAATAGATTATTTTAATAATATAGATGTTGAATACGATGAATATTATTCTATGAATCCTAATGAAAATAAAGTTAAAATTAGTCATGATCATATTTTAATTCTGGCTGAAAAAATGTTTGATAGGTATAAAAAGCTATCAGATATTTTAAAAGATGTAGCTAATTGTATTTTTGTTGATGAGTATCAAGATACCAGCCCATATATAGTTAAAATTTTATTAGAACATCTTAAAAAAAGTAAAAAGAAAAATGTTATAGGGTTTTTTGGGGATTCAATGCAATCAATATATGATGAAGGAGTAGGAGATTTAAATAAATATGGATTAAAAAAAATAGTAAAGAAACAAAATCGGAGAAATCCAAGGATAGTTATAGAGATTGCTAATAAATTTAGAGATGATAAAATAACACAAGTTCCTTCTAAGGATAAGAATGCTCCTAATATGGACGAAAATGGAGTTATTATTGAGGGTAATATTAAATTTATATATGGAAAAGAGCAAGAGGATATAAATTTTCTTAAAAATAAAGCTCTTTTTAAGTCATGGAATTTTTTAAATGGTGAACAAACTAGGGAATTAAGGCTAACACATAAATATAATGCTGAAATGGCTGGATTTAAAAAATTATATGATTTATACAATGATGATTTAATAATTAAATTAATTGATAATATTCAAAAAAATATTGATAATAATGAAAATAAAGAAAGTATATTAGATGAATTAGTACTAAAATTAAGACCAACTTATAATAGAAAAGATTTATTTGAAGAAATTATTGGTAATGAAATATATAAATCAATTTACCAAAATATAAAAAATTTACTATGGAAAGATGCATTAGAAAAATGTAAAATTAGTAAGGAATCATTGATGTCTTATAAATTTAATGGAATAAATGGAAGATATGAGACTAATTCACACAGAGATAAAATTTTAAAAAAATTAGATGTTTTAAATGAATTAATAGAATTGTATGAATCTAAGAAATTCAATGAATTTTTAAAGAAAACAAATTTTTCTATTCAAAATAAAAATGATAAAAGTAAACTTAAAGAATTAATGAATTTTTTAATATTTGAAGATGAAAAGACAATAGAAGAAGTTTTAGACTTTTCAAAAAAACAAGGTTTGATAAAAGAAGATATGGACTTTGATAACTATATTAGTGTTAAAGGTTTTTATTTATGGGAAAGAATTAAAAAAATATCTTTTAAGGAATATAGAAATAGTATTCTTTATTTGAAAGAGTTTTCACCAATTTCAACTCAGCATAGTATTAAAGGAAGTGAATTTGATAATGTACTTGTCATATTAGAATCAAATTGGAATAAATATGATTTTAAAACACTATTTGGAAAAGGTTCAGAAAATGAAAATGTTATAAAAAGAACAAAAAAATTATTTTATGTTTGTATGACAAGAACAAAAAAGAATATAGTGATATATATGCCTACTGAAGATTTAGAAATAATAAATTCAGCTAAAGAATATTTTGGAGAAGAAAATGTTCTTTCAATAGATTCAATTTAA
- a CDS encoding AAA family ATPase produces the protein MVLKEIVVENFRLLKNFKLELKEDLSLIIGKNNCGKTSVLVILDKMLNSSEIAWEDVNLVKQKELYNEIKGFNGSVQDGNKFLEAIKLQLYIEYSDIDSYENIQNFIMDLDPENNIILLEFISLINIKNILELKDIIKGRKIKDFSTFSRYMSKNFTKYFKIKKYSRCYDKKTKKIISDMIEEIDNKNIQKVLKIVGIRADRAVSNNEKNHALSSLTSRYYETYRKNIEDESNSIFQELEVELEKADRRLYKIYNGERADDGKDSEGIFRGIIDVVKNYGGYDNGINISIESSISEKNLLTDNTSLYYKHGDGDSSSLPETYNGLGYLNLIGILFEIETKLQELYEQPADINILYIEEPEAHTHPQLQYIFIRNIKNHINSHRNKLNKEKNKYLQIIITSHSSHIVSECNFDDIIYLKRINNNILAKNFNSLKDEYEGDKKREFKFVKQYLTLNRSELFFADKVICIEGDTERILMPAMMYKVDKMQSSKNESTIPLLSQNISIIEVGAYSHVFIPLFKFLGIKVLIITDIDSAIKNNNGKYEKSHPDNATHTSNASIREFFKEDGLDDGNNQFKELIEKKGKDKIKARIRIAYQIPEIDKGYQASSFEDAFISLNKDFILKNKDNLYDYGALKNFSKKEINKDFYEFSLKNIEKKSAFASALLYFDEEEDDKEWKVPRYIKEGLLWIQEF, from the coding sequence ATGGTTTTAAAGGAAATAGTAGTAGAAAATTTTCGTTTATTAAAAAATTTTAAGTTAGAGCTTAAAGAGGACTTATCTTTAATTATAGGGAAAAATAATTGTGGAAAGACATCAGTTCTTGTTATTTTAGACAAAATGTTGAATTCATCTGAAATTGCATGGGAAGATGTAAATTTAGTGAAACAAAAAGAACTATACAATGAAATAAAAGGATTTAATGGGAGTGTTCAAGACGGTAATAAGTTTCTTGAAGCAATAAAACTTCAATTGTATATTGAATATAGTGATATTGATTCTTATGAAAATATTCAAAATTTTATAATGGATTTAGATCCAGAAAATAATATTATTCTTTTAGAGTTCATTTCATTAATAAATATAAAAAATATTTTAGAGTTAAAAGATATAATAAAAGGAAGAAAGATAAAAGATTTTTCAACTTTTTCAAGATATATGAGTAAAAATTTTACAAAATATTTTAAAATAAAAAAATATTCTAGGTGTTATGATAAAAAAACTAAAAAAATAATTTCAGATATGATAGAAGAAATAGATAATAAAAATATACAAAAAGTGCTCAAAATTGTAGGGATAAGAGCTGATAGGGCAGTTTCTAATAATGAGAAAAACCATGCCCTATCAAGTTTAACAAGTAGATATTATGAAACTTATAGAAAAAATATAGAAGATGAAAGTAATTCTATATTTCAAGAGCTTGAAGTAGAGCTAGAAAAGGCAGATAGAAGACTATATAAAATTTATAATGGAGAAAGAGCAGATGATGGAAAAGATTCAGAAGGTATATTTAGAGGTATTATAGATGTTGTAAAAAACTATGGTGGTTATGATAATGGGATTAATATTTCAATAGAATCTTCAATCTCTGAAAAGAATTTATTAACAGACAATACTAGCTTGTATTATAAACATGGTGATGGAGATAGTTCTTCACTTCCAGAAACTTATAATGGATTAGGATATTTGAATTTAATAGGGATATTATTTGAAATTGAGACTAAACTACAAGAATTGTATGAGCAACCTGCTGATATAAATATTTTATATATAGAAGAACCAGAAGCTCATACACATCCACAACTTCAATATATATTTATAAGAAATATTAAAAATCATATTAATAGTCATAGAAATAAGTTGAATAAAGAAAAAAATAAATATCTTCAAATAATAATTACATCACATTCATCTCATATTGTTTCTGAATGCAATTTTGATGATATTATTTATTTAAAAAGAATAAATAATAATATTTTAGCTAAAAATTTTAATTCTTTAAAAGATGAATACGAAGGAGATAAAAAAAGAGAATTTAAATTTGTAAAGCAATATTTGACATTAAATAGAAGTGAGTTATTTTTTGCAGATAAAGTTATTTGTATTGAAGGAGATACAGAACGCATATTAATGCCAGCAATGATGTATAAAGTTGATAAAATGCAAAGTTCAAAAAATGAATCAACTATTCCATTGTTGTCACAAAATATTTCTATAATTGAGGTGGGAGCATATTCTCATGTTTTTATACCATTATTTAAATTTCTAGGGATAAAGGTCTTAATTATTACAGATATAGATTCTGCTATAAAAAATAATAATGGTAAATATGAAAAATCTCATCCAGATAATGCAACTCATACAAGTAATGCCTCTATAAGAGAATTTTTTAAAGAAGATGGTTTAGATGATGGAAATAATCAATTTAAAGAACTTATAGAAAAGAAAGGCAAAGATAAAATAAAAGCCAGAATAAGAATTGCTTATCAAATTCCTGAAATTGATAAAGGTTATCAAGCTAGTAGTTTTGAAGATGCTTTTATATCACTAAATAAAGATTTTATTTTAAAAAATAAAGATAATCTTTATGACTATGGAGCATTAAAAAATTTTAGTAAAAAGGAAATAAATAAGGATTTTTATGAATTTTCTTTAAAAAATATTGAAAAGAAATCAGCGTTTGCATCTGCTTTATTATATTTTGATGAAGAAGAAGATGATAAGGAATGGAAAGTTCCTCGTTATATAAAGGAGGGCTTACTATGGATACAAGAATTTTAG